A window of Metabacillus sp. B2-18 contains these coding sequences:
- a CDS encoding spore germination protein: MFYLFGFLRRKAQFQQQEYFKEKKDTGGPKPELVSDMEKNIKQIQDLMDSPNDLIVRRLSFGNKGLCLIYFDGLADKETINHYIISTIQSELKEDKIDHYSTEKLLEKFENEIVAIPEVKITNTLDDVSLAILSGDTALMIDSEDKVLLIGTKGWESRSISEPVTEALVRGPRDGFTENIQTNIVHLRRRIKDPNLHFESFKVGRRSKKDLIISYVAGIVHPKIVKEIRRRVQSIDMDDVLESGYVEQWIEDDFLSPFPQIQNTERPDKVAAAILQGKVAIFLDGTPFVLIAPITFAETLQSPEDYYERWYIGSLIRGLRYLCAFIALFLPSLYVALVSFHPGMIPSKLAFSISSTRDGVPFPSLIEALFMEITMEILREAGIRLPKPIGQTVGIVGGLVIGEAAVSAGIVSPIMVIVVAVTAISTFAIPFYSFAITIRMLRFFFLIVAGFFGFYGIILAYIMINIHMANLKSVGVPYTTPFAPTFYSDWKDLVFRAPLTFFQKRQHYLEPEDESRMKKEEGQ; the protein is encoded by the coding sequence GTGTTTTACTTGTTTGGTTTTTTAAGGAGAAAAGCTCAGTTCCAACAGCAGGAATACTTTAAAGAAAAGAAGGATACTGGTGGCCCTAAGCCGGAATTGGTTTCAGATATGGAGAAAAACATCAAACAAATTCAAGATTTGATGGATTCTCCAAACGATTTAATCGTTAGAAGGTTATCATTCGGGAACAAAGGGCTTTGTCTCATTTACTTTGATGGTCTTGCTGACAAAGAAACGATCAATCATTATATTATTAGTACTATACAATCCGAGCTTAAAGAAGATAAGATTGATCACTATTCAACTGAGAAGCTACTAGAAAAATTTGAAAACGAGATAGTAGCTATTCCTGAAGTAAAGATAACAAACACGCTAGATGATGTGAGTTTAGCGATTCTTTCAGGTGATACGGCTTTAATGATTGATTCAGAAGATAAAGTTTTGCTGATCGGAACAAAAGGTTGGGAAAGCCGTAGCATTTCAGAGCCTGTTACAGAAGCATTAGTACGTGGACCAAGAGATGGGTTTACAGAAAATATTCAAACAAATATTGTTCATTTAAGAAGAAGGATAAAAGATCCTAATTTACATTTTGAATCATTTAAAGTAGGAAGACGTTCTAAAAAGGACCTTATTATTTCGTATGTAGCAGGAATTGTTCATCCTAAAATCGTGAAAGAAATAAGAAGGCGTGTTCAATCAATTGATATGGATGATGTTCTTGAATCCGGTTATGTTGAACAATGGATTGAGGATGATTTTTTATCTCCCTTTCCTCAAATTCAAAATACGGAAAGACCTGATAAAGTTGCCGCTGCAATTCTACAAGGAAAGGTGGCTATTTTTTTAGATGGAACACCATTTGTCCTTATAGCGCCAATAACGTTTGCGGAAACCCTTCAATCACCAGAGGATTATTATGAACGCTGGTATATTGGCTCATTAATAAGAGGATTAAGATATTTATGTGCGTTTATTGCTTTATTTTTACCAAGCTTATACGTTGCTTTAGTTTCATTCCACCCCGGAATGATTCCATCAAAACTTGCCTTTTCCATTTCTTCAACTAGAGATGGAGTGCCATTTCCGTCTTTGATAGAGGCACTTTTTATGGAAATAACAATGGAAATCTTACGTGAGGCTGGTATCCGGCTTCCAAAGCCAATTGGACAAACAGTAGGTATTGTTGGTGGTTTAGTTATTGGTGAAGCTGCCGTTAGTGCCGGTATTGTAAGCCCGATTATGGTAATTGTGGTAGCAGTTACAGCTATCTCTACCTTTGCCATTCCATTTTATTCCTTTGCTATTACAATTAGGATGCTTCGCTTTTTCTTCTTAATTGTAGCTGGCTTTTTTGGGTTCTATGGGATCATTTTGGCTTATATCATGATCAACATCCATATGGCTAACTTAAAATCAGTGGGTGTCCCATATACAACACCTTTTGCACCAACATTCTACAGTGATTGGAAAGATCTCGTGTTTCGGGCACCTCTTACTTTTTTCCAGAAACGACAACATTATTTGGAACCAGAAGACGAGAGTCGTATGAAAAAGGAGGAAGGCCAATGA
- a CDS encoding energy-coupling factor ABC transporter substrate-binding protein, whose translation MKNLLLFLLVILLAIFPLFLQKDAEFGGADGQAEEMIGELAPSYEPWFSSIWEPPSGEIESLLFSLQAAAGAIFIGYVIGFGRARKKYSSKE comes from the coding sequence ATGAAAAACTTATTGTTATTTTTACTTGTTATTTTATTAGCTATTTTCCCTTTGTTTTTACAAAAAGATGCGGAGTTTGGCGGAGCAGATGGCCAAGCAGAAGAAATGATTGGGGAATTGGCTCCATCGTATGAGCCTTGGTTTTCATCGATTTGGGAACCTCCAAGTGGTGAAATTGAAAGCTTGCTTTTCTCTTTACAAGCCGCAGCAGGTGCTATTTTTATCGGTTATGTGATCGGCTTTGGACGAGCTAGAAAAAAATACTCGTCAAAAGAATAA
- a CDS encoding LLM class flavin-dependent oxidoreductase — protein sequence MKLSILDQSPISSNQTAQEALNESLKLAQVGEELGYTRYWIAEHHDLPGLACSVPEVMLSYIGAGTSKIKIGSGAVLLPYYRPYKVAETYNMLSTLFPNRIDIGIGRAPGGPAEATNALSDTFLKQVWDMPKAVEELLHFIQRDFPQDHPYSKISAAPVPDIAPEVWLLGTSKKSALLAAENGLSYAFGQFMSENDGKEMITQYLDAFKSKESEKHPYVILTVSVICAETTERAEDIALSSFIWGIQQGKGEGQQGIPSIEEAKKYKLTENEKQSLEKRKQKSIIGNPITVKQQLAELKKYYHADEIMIVTITHSPEDRLQSYRLIANS from the coding sequence ATGAAGTTAAGCATATTAGATCAATCACCTATTTCATCAAATCAAACTGCGCAAGAGGCGTTAAACGAATCATTAAAGCTCGCGCAAGTTGGGGAAGAATTAGGGTATACACGTTATTGGATTGCTGAGCATCATGATTTACCAGGGCTTGCTTGTTCAGTACCAGAAGTGATGTTAAGTTACATTGGGGCAGGCACAAGCAAAATAAAAATTGGTTCGGGAGCTGTTTTATTACCTTATTACAGACCATATAAAGTGGCTGAAACCTACAACATGCTATCAACATTGTTTCCAAATCGAATAGATATCGGTATAGGACGAGCACCAGGTGGTCCAGCCGAAGCAACAAATGCATTATCTGATACCTTTTTAAAGCAAGTGTGGGACATGCCGAAAGCTGTTGAAGAACTTCTTCATTTTATTCAACGAGATTTTCCTCAAGATCATCCCTATTCTAAAATCTCTGCCGCTCCAGTCCCAGACATTGCTCCTGAAGTGTGGCTTCTTGGTACAAGTAAGAAAAGTGCCTTACTAGCTGCAGAAAATGGACTGAGTTACGCATTTGGGCAATTCATGAGTGAGAATGACGGGAAAGAAATGATTACACAATATCTAGATGCGTTTAAATCAAAGGAATCAGAAAAACATCCCTATGTCATCTTAACTGTATCAGTGATTTGTGCGGAAACAACTGAGCGAGCTGAAGATATCGCCCTAAGTTCATTCATATGGGGAATACAGCAAGGAAAAGGTGAAGGCCAACAGGGAATACCCTCTATTGAGGAAGCGAAAAAATATAAACTAACCGAAAATGAAAAACAGTCTCTTGAAAAGAGAAAGCAAAAATCAATTATCGGGAATCCTATAACCGTTAAACAACAACTAGCTGAATTAAAAAAGTATTATCATGCAGATGAAATCATGATTGTGACGATCACTCATTCCCCAGAAGATCGTTTACAATCATACCGTTTAATCGCTAATAGCTAA
- a CDS encoding acyltransferase family protein: protein MGKRLYYLDYLRVILTIVVIVHHTAIAYGAGGDWIYKVVDDDELTISMIVLTLFTAVNQAYFMGFFFFISGYFTPGSYDRKGASSFLKERFMRLGIPLLFYVFILGPVITYYTHFHETMSLSTYYMKEVFTFHTIHFGPLWFVETLIYFTILYVIIRKLMKQKTVLKIHPPTSLRLFVTAILLGITAFLVRLVYPVGESFLGLQFGYFPSYILLFIVGIIAKRHNWLELINKKVVKRWQLISIITIPVLPIALIASGALDGGLEFEGGINVQALVYALWEPFVAIGFILGFLAYFKEHVNKPSSFKNNLAQAAYTVYIIHPAIIVGLSLLFHGIFYPMIEWIIVSCLAIILCFFISSLIIKIPGMKKIL, encoded by the coding sequence ATGGGGAAAAGATTATATTATTTAGATTATTTAAGAGTTATTTTAACAATCGTTGTTATTGTTCATCATACTGCGATTGCATATGGAGCAGGTGGGGATTGGATTTATAAAGTTGTTGATGATGATGAGTTAACAATTTCTATGATTGTATTAACCCTTTTCACAGCTGTGAATCAAGCTTATTTTATGGGGTTTTTCTTCTTCATTTCGGGTTATTTTACACCTGGTTCATATGACCGAAAAGGAGCTTCCTCTTTTTTAAAGGAACGCTTTATGCGTCTTGGCATTCCATTGCTTTTTTATGTGTTTATATTAGGTCCTGTTATTACCTATTATACTCATTTCCATGAAACGATGTCTCTATCAACCTACTATATGAAAGAAGTATTTACCTTCCACACGATACATTTTGGACCACTATGGTTCGTGGAAACTCTCATTTATTTTACTATTTTATATGTTATTATTCGTAAGTTAATGAAGCAAAAGACTGTGTTGAAAATACATCCACCAACGTCATTACGTTTATTCGTTACAGCTATCCTGCTAGGGATAACAGCATTTCTTGTTAGACTAGTTTATCCTGTTGGTGAGAGTTTTTTAGGATTACAATTTGGTTATTTCCCTTCCTATATTTTGTTGTTTATTGTGGGGATTATCGCTAAGCGCCATAACTGGTTAGAGTTAATAAATAAGAAAGTTGTGAAAAGATGGCAGTTGATCTCTATTATAACGATTCCAGTGTTACCAATTGCTTTAATTGCAAGTGGTGCTTTGGATGGTGGTCTAGAGTTTGAAGGCGGTATTAATGTTCAAGCGCTTGTTTATGCATTGTGGGAACCTTTTGTTGCAATTGGTTTTATTTTAGGATTTCTAGCTTATTTTAAAGAACATGTTAACAAACCAAGTTCTTTTAAAAATAACTTAGCACAAGCAGCATATACCGTTTATATTATTCATCCAGCAATCATTGTTGGACTGAGTTTATTATTTCATGGAATCTTTTATCCAATGATTGAATGGATCATTGTGAGCTGTTTAGCCATCATTCTTTGCTTTTTTATTAGTAGCCTTATTATTAAAATTCCCGGTATGAAAAAGATTTTATAG
- a CDS encoding NUDIX domain-containing protein produces MVTVSVNYCMKCGSPLEMRSIDGVERKACISCDYVFWGNYSIGVGGLVMKDGKFLLVKRAHDPGKGYWTNPGGYIEQLESIEETVEREVEEEAGIKAKANRIVAIRDLPRQIHNIYIAFAMDYIEGTPTPDGIESDEAGFYSLDEIETMNVAPFTKWLINVAYEEEKTGLFKDVEPKMKDHILYKINSSN; encoded by the coding sequence GTGTCAGTCAACTATTGTATGAAATGTGGGTCACCTCTGGAGATGCGTTCGATCGATGGAGTTGAAAGAAAAGCATGTATAAGCTGTGATTATGTGTTTTGGGGGAATTACAGCATTGGCGTTGGTGGATTAGTTATGAAAGACGGGAAGTTTCTGCTTGTCAAACGAGCCCATGACCCTGGGAAAGGATATTGGACAAATCCTGGTGGGTATATTGAGCAGCTAGAATCTATTGAAGAAACAGTTGAGCGGGAAGTTGAAGAAGAAGCTGGAATAAAAGCAAAGGCAAACAGAATCGTTGCAATTCGGGATCTTCCCCGTCAAATTCATAATATATATATAGCATTTGCAATGGACTATATAGAAGGAACCCCAACTCCTGATGGAATTGAATCCGATGAAGCAGGCTTTTACAGTTTAGATGAAATTGAAACAATGAATGTTGCGCCCTTTACTAAGTGGTTAATAAACGTAGCTTATGAAGAAGAAAAAACAGGTCTCTTTAAAGATGTAGAGCCAAAGATGAAAGATCATATTTTGTATAAAATTAATAGTTCTAATTAA
- a CDS encoding Ger(x)C family spore germination protein → MHKCKILIVFLILFLCSGCWDAIEIEQRGFVIGAGIDLDEENSKMPLKLTQQFVVPSAIGMNADSDPAFQNIVSSGNTMFETVRRVAARTSRSPFYEHIKLIVFSEQVAKSDYFPDVLDYFLRYPEMRRGTQVMITPENALDILEVRPANEKLPTMYIQSISKNNYKNARMIPPTRIGDLHEKLLDRESFMVQMIQKINEEEVKILGHAVFNGSSDKLVGFIGEEATEGVNFITGEIEGGLLEAKVDDEVVVYEMEEVQSDITPTFNSPDDITFKVNIKTSGSIPETYKTFDLLNDEELDHTEQAIEKRIDEFTDIAIKKVQQELQTDIFKFGETLSVKYPDEWEKMKDKWDYGENCFKEAKIDVTVNSVISKSGAINRSTLQ, encoded by the coding sequence ATGCATAAATGTAAGATACTTATCGTTTTCCTTATTTTATTCCTTTGTAGTGGATGTTGGGATGCAATTGAGATAGAGCAGCGTGGTTTTGTTATTGGTGCAGGAATCGATTTAGATGAAGAAAATAGCAAAATGCCTCTCAAATTAACTCAACAATTTGTCGTTCCATCTGCAATAGGTATGAATGCAGATAGTGATCCTGCTTTTCAAAATATTGTTTCATCAGGAAATACCATGTTTGAAACAGTTAGACGAGTGGCTGCTAGAACAAGTCGATCTCCTTTCTATGAGCACATTAAGCTCATTGTTTTTTCGGAACAGGTAGCAAAATCAGATTATTTTCCTGATGTTCTGGACTATTTTCTCCGGTATCCAGAAATGCGAAGAGGGACTCAAGTGATGATTACACCAGAGAATGCGCTAGATATTCTTGAAGTGAGACCTGCTAATGAAAAGTTACCAACCATGTATATTCAATCCATTTCAAAAAACAATTATAAAAATGCAAGAATGATCCCACCAACAAGAATTGGTGATTTACATGAAAAATTACTTGATCGTGAAAGCTTCATGGTACAGATGATTCAAAAAATAAATGAAGAAGAAGTAAAGATACTAGGTCATGCTGTATTCAACGGAAGTTCAGATAAACTGGTTGGTTTTATTGGGGAAGAAGCTACGGAAGGTGTAAATTTTATAACAGGGGAGATAGAAGGCGGACTTTTAGAAGCAAAAGTAGATGATGAGGTTGTTGTTTATGAAATGGAAGAAGTTCAATCTGATATAACGCCTACATTTAATAGCCCCGATGATATTACCTTTAAGGTAAATATTAAAACATCAGGTTCAATTCCAGAAACTTATAAAACGTTTGATTTATTAAATGATGAGGAATTAGACCATACAGAACAAGCAATCGAAAAAAGAATAGATGAATTTACTGATATAGCCATTAAAAAAGTTCAACAAGAACTGCAAACTGATATTTTTAAATTCGGGGAAACTTTGAGTGTAAAGTATCCGGATGAATGGGAGAAAATGAAGGATAAATGGGATTATGGAGAAAATTGTTTTAAAGAAGCCAAAATTGATGTGACTGTTAACTCAGTAATTAGTAAAAGTGGAGCAATAAATCGATCAACATTACAATGA
- a CDS encoding GerAB/ArcD/ProY family transporter, with protein sequence MKTVEYADQEIEGKELAFIISSMMIGIGVLTLPRLVATHTKGLDGTISIILSGSFFLFFGWLLAKSISKFPKKTFFEYTSDMMSKPVALGLTSILALAFLFTCSLETRVIANISKLYMFDQTPIDAIALTFLLVVVYCVSGSRIALLRLNLMFLPIVLAVTLIVQLSNISLFKLANIQPAFTTSFNGYWQGAQETTFSFVGYTVILVYISLLKSPKDAPKMTMVGIGIPILLYLVIYAIAIGVFGNLATSEIIYPTIEIAKEIEAPGGFIERFESIFFTVWIMTVFNTCSMAFDISIHLLHSITKLKRKTIILILSPLIYFIAVTPENAYQIQLLGKILAGIGFFYGVIFQFYFFS encoded by the coding sequence ATGAAAACAGTAGAATATGCTGACCAAGAAATAGAAGGGAAGGAATTGGCTTTTATCATTTCCTCAATGATGATTGGAATTGGAGTCCTGACCTTGCCTCGTCTCGTAGCAACTCACACAAAAGGATTGGACGGTACGATTTCTATCATATTAAGTGGAAGTTTCTTTCTATTTTTCGGGTGGCTCTTGGCTAAAAGTATTTCAAAGTTTCCAAAAAAAACGTTTTTTGAGTATACATCGGATATGATGTCGAAACCGGTTGCGTTGGGATTAACCTCTATACTGGCACTCGCATTTCTATTTACTTGTTCATTAGAAACAAGAGTGATTGCCAATATTTCAAAGCTTTATATGTTTGATCAAACACCAATTGACGCTATAGCACTCACATTTCTGTTAGTTGTCGTTTATTGTGTATCAGGCTCAAGAATTGCTTTATTAAGACTTAATTTAATGTTTTTACCAATCGTACTTGCGGTCACATTGATTGTGCAGCTTTCGAATATTTCATTGTTTAAGTTAGCTAATATTCAACCAGCTTTTACAACTTCATTCAATGGGTATTGGCAAGGTGCACAAGAAACGACTTTTTCTTTTGTTGGATACACCGTTATCCTTGTCTATATTTCCCTTTTAAAGTCACCAAAAGACGCACCAAAAATGACGATGGTTGGAATAGGAATTCCGATTCTACTTTATCTGGTGATCTATGCTATTGCAATAGGGGTTTTTGGAAACTTAGCTACATCTGAAATCATCTATCCGACAATAGAGATTGCTAAGGAGATTGAAGCACCTGGAGGATTTATTGAAAGATTTGAGTCCATTTTTTTTACTGTTTGGATTATGACAGTATTTAACACCTGTTCAATGGCTTTTGATATTAGCATACATTTGCTACATTCTATTACAAAGTTAAAAAGGAAAACGATTATTCTTATCCTATCACCGCTAATTTATTTTATTGCGGTAACACCGGAGAATGCATATCAAATTCAGCTGCTAGGAAAAATACTTGCTGGTATTGGCTTTTTCTATGGAGTTATTTTCCAGTTTTATTTTTTTTCCTAA
- a CDS encoding energy-coupling factor ABC transporter ATP-binding protein: MLLPLVTLEHVSYQYGDGTMALNDITFSIEQGKKIALIGNNGAGKSTLFLLLNGIIKPSKGFITYKGKKINYNRKEIKQLRQRVGIVFQNPDSQLFSSSVYEDIMFGPKNLGLPLDLVKQKVQEVMLLTETESLKDKPPHFLSIGQKKRVSIAGVIAMEPELMILDEPTAGLDPYYSRKIMELLGTLHNRDRTIILSTHNVDLAYEWADEVIVLHDGEILSQGEPNDVFQQINVLQKSHLEKPWMMEVYEKLIESTGLTSSTYPSTKTELFDLMSKLLADKTPSK, translated from the coding sequence ATGCTATTACCACTCGTTACATTAGAACATGTTTCATATCAATATGGGGACGGAACTATGGCTTTAAACGATATCACCTTTTCAATTGAGCAAGGTAAGAAAATTGCTTTAATAGGAAATAACGGGGCAGGTAAATCCACTCTATTTCTACTCCTCAATGGTATTATTAAGCCTTCAAAAGGTTTCATTACCTATAAAGGGAAAAAAATCAACTATAATCGAAAAGAAATCAAACAACTTCGTCAACGTGTAGGCATTGTCTTTCAAAATCCTGATTCCCAGCTTTTTTCATCAAGTGTATATGAAGACATTATGTTTGGTCCGAAAAATTTAGGATTACCACTTGATCTTGTAAAGCAAAAGGTGCAAGAAGTGATGCTACTAACAGAAACAGAATCATTAAAAGACAAACCACCACATTTTCTCAGCATTGGTCAAAAGAAGCGAGTTTCAATTGCTGGTGTGATAGCAATGGAGCCAGAGCTTATGATCTTAGATGAACCAACAGCTGGACTGGATCCTTATTACTCCAGAAAGATTATGGAATTACTTGGAACCCTCCATAACCGGGATCGAACAATTATCCTGTCTACACATAATGTAGATCTTGCTTATGAATGGGCGGATGAGGTCATTGTGTTACATGATGGGGAGATTCTTTCTCAAGGAGAACCAAATGATGTGTTTCAACAAATTAACGTTCTTCAGAAAAGTCACTTAGAAAAGCCATGGATGATGGAGGTTTATGAAAAACTGATTGAATCAACTGGTTTAACATCATCAACATATCCTTCAACTAAAACAGAATTATTTGACTTGATGAGTAAATTGTTAGCTGATAAAACCCCCTCCAAATAA
- a CDS encoding DUF3219 family protein: MVKEIYLNNKLLKITSYNEEITQNLLSVSIEFFVTSEEYHEITTILYENNFLVKVPEKEHSFQAIITNYSTSLTNLYEKGQVATFSLRLLEVKG; the protein is encoded by the coding sequence ATGGTTAAAGAAATTTATCTTAACAACAAGTTACTTAAAATAACTAGTTACAATGAAGAAATAACACAAAATTTACTTAGCGTTTCTATCGAATTTTTCGTAACTAGTGAAGAATATCATGAAATCACAACAATACTTTATGAAAACAATTTTCTTGTGAAAGTTCCTGAGAAAGAGCATTCTTTTCAGGCAATCATAACTAACTATTCAACTTCATTAACAAATCTTTATGAAAAAGGGCAAGTTGCGACTTTTTCATTACGTTTACTTGAGGTAAAGGGGTAA
- the cbiQ gene encoding cobalt ECF transporter T component CbiQ, translating to MLKIDQYAYINGLKHVHPAEKVAFAFVFLLFTIITKNKSIACLTFFIMSISVVLAAKIPLSQYIKLLLLPSIFLLTSMMTIVISVTPISSMADPLWQIEIGSWSIYTSLANLKQAFDLGTTVIASISCLYFLILTTSINQILWVLKQLRLPILFIELVGMTYRFIFVLLDKTHEIFLAQSSRLGYQNHKDWITSVAQLIVSLFIKSSQSAKELQTAIESRGGEEGLYDIEIGIAINRSRCAGILVVVVGLLTFSILTR from the coding sequence ATGTTAAAAATTGATCAGTACGCCTATATAAATGGTCTGAAACACGTTCACCCAGCTGAGAAAGTAGCGTTTGCGTTTGTTTTTTTGCTTTTTACGATTATCACGAAAAATAAAAGCATAGCCTGTCTCACATTCTTTATCATGAGCATCAGTGTTGTTCTTGCAGCTAAAATACCGTTATCTCAATATATAAAGCTTTTATTATTACCATCTATATTTTTGCTAACAAGTATGATGACGATTGTGATTTCAGTTACTCCAATAAGCAGTATGGCAGATCCGCTTTGGCAAATAGAAATAGGATCTTGGTCGATCTATACTAGTTTAGCGAATTTGAAACAAGCCTTTGATCTTGGTACAACCGTGATAGCTAGTATAAGCTGCTTATACTTTCTTATTCTAACTACCTCCATCAACCAGATTCTGTGGGTATTAAAACAATTAAGGCTTCCAATCTTATTCATTGAACTAGTTGGAATGACGTACAGATTTATCTTCGTGCTTTTAGATAAAACGCATGAAATTTTTCTTGCGCAGTCAAGTAGGCTAGGCTATCAAAATCATAAGGACTGGATCACATCAGTAGCACAATTAATTGTTAGTCTTTTCATAAAATCCTCTCAATCTGCAAAAGAATTGCAAACAGCGATTGAAAGTCGTGGTGGTGAAGAGGGATTATATGATATTGAAATAGGAATAGCTATTAACCGGTCTCGATGTGCCGGGATTTTGGTGGTAGTGGTGGGGCTTCTCACCTTTTCCATTTTAACAAGATAA
- the bluB gene encoding 5,6-dimethylbenzimidazole synthase has protein sequence MFSKEEKEAIYKVIETRRDVRSFNKGAVPMDAVARILEAAHHAPSVGFMQPWNFILVESDEIKQKLAWAADKERRALAIHYEEDERASKFLSLKIEGLKEAPLTICVTCDPTRGGSHVLGRNSIPETDMMSTACAIQNMWLASCVEGLAMGWVSFYKKADVRDILSIPPHIDPVALISIGYTDDYPKAPILESAKWEKRRSLEKLIYKETWGSSS, from the coding sequence ATGTTTTCTAAAGAAGAAAAAGAGGCTATTTATAAGGTAATTGAAACAAGAAGAGATGTTCGCAGCTTTAATAAAGGTGCTGTTCCAATGGATGCTGTTGCTCGAATATTAGAAGCCGCCCACCATGCACCTTCTGTTGGTTTTATGCAGCCATGGAATTTTATCTTAGTGGAATCAGATGAAATCAAGCAGAAATTAGCTTGGGCAGCAGATAAGGAAAGACGAGCGCTCGCTATTCATTATGAAGAAGATGAGCGGGCCTCCAAATTTCTTTCTCTTAAAATTGAAGGATTAAAAGAAGCTCCATTAACAATTTGTGTAACATGTGATCCAACAAGAGGTGGCTCACATGTTTTAGGTCGTAACTCGATTCCTGAAACAGATATGATGTCAACAGCATGTGCGATTCAAAATATGTGGCTGGCTTCTTGTGTGGAAGGATTAGCAATGGGCTGGGTTAGCTTTTATAAAAAAGCTGATGTGCGCGATATATTAAGTATTCCACCACATATTGATCCGGTTGCATTGATTTCGATTGGCTATACAGACGATTATCCGAAGGCACCAATTTTAGAATCGGCAAAATGGGAAAAAAGACGATCGCTAGAAAAACTAATATATAAAGAAACATGGGGTAGTAGTTCGTAA
- a CDS encoding energy-coupling factor ABC transporter permease, translating to MKRNYNWALLIAVLGLTSYFWVNSYKSAYAMHIMEGFLPIGWAVFWWALTLPFIIFGLKSIQKNVSEHPELKTMLGVSGAFAFVLSALKIPSVTGSTSHPTGVGLGSILFGPTAMSVIGTIVLLFQSLLLAHGGLTTLGANAFSMAVVGPFIAYGIYKLGRKMKLSFAVSVFLAAMLGDLGTYIVTSVQLSLAFPAEVGGFFASFIKFAGIFGITQIPLAISEGLLTVIVMNLLIKYNMTELTHLPTVKEAS from the coding sequence ATGAAAAGAAACTATAATTGGGCACTTTTAATAGCTGTCTTAGGATTAACAAGTTATTTTTGGGTAAATTCATACAAAAGTGCCTATGCAATGCATATAATGGAAGGATTTTTACCAATTGGATGGGCTGTTTTTTGGTGGGCACTTACACTGCCGTTTATCATTTTTGGCTTAAAAAGTATTCAAAAAAATGTGAGTGAACATCCTGAATTGAAAACAATGCTAGGTGTTTCCGGGGCATTCGCCTTTGTTTTATCAGCCCTAAAGATTCCGTCCGTAACGGGCAGTACTTCTCACCCAACTGGAGTTGGTTTAGGTAGTATTTTATTTGGACCAACAGCAATGAGTGTGATCGGTACGATTGTGTTGCTATTTCAATCATTATTATTAGCACATGGTGGGTTAACAACATTAGGAGCAAACGCATTTTCGATGGCAGTTGTTGGGCCATTTATCGCATATGGTATCTATAAATTAGGAAGAAAAATGAAGCTGTCCTTTGCTGTATCTGTTTTTCTTGCTGCAATGCTAGGTGATTTAGGTACATACATTGTCACATCTGTTCAATTGTCACTAGCGTTTCCTGCCGAGGTGGGTGGATTTTTCGCTTCTTTTATTAAGTTTGCTGGTATTTTTGGTATTACACAAATTCCACTAGCAATAAGTGAAGGGTTATTAACAGTTATCGTGATGAATTTGTTAATAAAATACAATATGACTGAATTAACGCACTTACCTACTGTTAAGGAGGCAAGCTAA